One region of Kwoniella newhampshirensis strain CBS 13917 chromosome 6, whole genome shotgun sequence genomic DNA includes:
- a CDS encoding signal recognition particle protein SRP54 — MVLADLGARLHGALNQLSRASVVDDSVIDALLKELCAALLESDVNVKLVSQLRTRVKTKVKKSLEEAEKAGGKEVNKKNVVQKAVFDELVALVDPATEPYKPVKGKTNVLMAVGIQGAGKTTTCTKLAVHYQRRGFRSCLVCADTFRAGAFDQLKQNATKAKIPFYGSYTETDPVAIASLGVEKFRKERFDVIIVDTSGRHKQESELFEEMVAIGAAVKPDMTIMVLDASIGQAAEGQSRAFKDSADFGAIIVTKLDGHAKGGGAISAVAATKTPIIFLGTGEHLNDLERFAPQPFISKLLGMGDVQGLVEHMQDMARANPDRQKDLAKKLEQGKFSTRDWREQLSNIMGMGSLSKIASMIPGMPAGMMEGGEEEAGAKLKRMIYITDAMRQDELDSDGMIFVSFDKAGNPVGLNRRAKRVARGSGTSVREVEELLVQARMMAGMAKQAGGQNGWMSAMQKMQAAAGGKPLGPNGQPSPAQIEAMRKAMPPEMMRKLRAAGPQGAQKMMQEMMGGMGGMPGMGGGPGGPGGPGGMDIGSMMKSMMGGGGGPGGGGMPDMSQMGEMMKNMGMGGGGMPDMSQLMKMMGRG, encoded by the exons ATGGTCTTAGCAGATCTTGGGGCGAGACTGCATGGGGCACTGAATCAGCTCTCCAGAGCATCGGTCGTCGATGATAGT GTCATCGACGCTCTTCTCAAAGAGCTCTGTGCAGCGTTGCTCGAATCAGACGTCAATGTCAAGTTAGTATCACAACTACGGACCAGAGTCAAGACAAAG gtgaagaagagtcttgaagaagctgagaaAGCTGGTGGAAAAGAAGTCAACAAGAAGAATGTGGTTCAAAAG GCGGTTTTCGATGAGCTCGTTGCTCTCGTGGATCCGGCTACAGAACCATACAAACcggtgaaggggaagacgaaCGTCCTGATGGCTGTCGGTATCCAA GGTGCGGGTAAGACGACAACATGTACAAAG CTCGCCGTCCACTATCAACGGAGAGGATTCAGATCCTGTCTCGTCTGTGCGGACACTTTCAGAGCAGGTGCATTTGACCAATTGAAGCA GAATGCGACAAAAGCGAAGATCCCTTTCTACGGTAGTTACACAGAGACTGACCCTGTGGCCATCGCTTCTCTTGGTGTGGAGAAGTTCaggaagg AACGATTCGACGTTATTATCGTCGACACGTCCGGTCGACATAAGCAGGAGAGTGAGCtgttcgaggagatggtagCTATCGGTGCAGCAGTCAAGCCA GATATGACCATCATGGTGCTTGACGCGTCAATTGGTCAAGCGGCAGAAGGGCAAAGTCGCGCTTTCAAAGATAGTGCGGATTTTGGAGCAATCATTGTAACAAAATTAGACGGTCACGCGAAGGGTGGTGGTGCCATATCAGC TGTTGCTGCAACGAAGACGCCGATTATTTTCCTTGGTACCGGTGAACACCTCAATGACCTAGAAAGGTTCGCCCCGCAACCTTTCATATCGAAATTGTTGGGTATGGGTGATGTGCAGGGACTAGTGGAGCACAT GCAAGATATGGCACGAGCGAACCCGGATCGACAAAAAGATctggcgaagaagctggagcAGGGCAAATTCTCCACTCGGGATTGGAGAGAACAACTATCCAATATAATGGGCAT GGGTTCCTTGTCGAAGATCGCTTCCATGATACCGGGCATGCCAGCGGGCATGATGGAGGGcggtgaggaagaagcgggtGCCAAATTAAAGCGGATGATCTATATCACGGATGCCATGAGACAGGATGAGCTTGATTCCGACGGCATGATCTTT GTAAGCTTTGACAAAGCTGGTAATCCCGTAGGCCTCAATCGACGCGCAAAGCGAGTAGCTCGAGGTAGCGGTACCAGTGTCagagaagtggaggagctTTTGGTCCaagcgaggatgatggcTGGTATGGCTAAGCAAGCTGGAGGGCAGAATGGATG GATGTCAGCGATGCAAAAGATGCAAGCCGCTGCCGGGGGAAAACCACTAGGACCGAATGGTCAGCCTAGTCCTGCTCAAATTGAAGCTATGAGA AAAGCAATGCCGCCGGAGATGATGCGCAAGCTGAGAGCAGCCGGTCCTCAAGGAGCTCAAAAGATGATgcaggagatgatgggaggTATGGGCGGTATGCCAGGAATGGGCGGTGGTCCAGGAGGACCTGGTGGACCTGGAGGGATGGATATTGGAAGTATGAtgaagtcgatgatgggaggTGGGGGTGGACCTGGGGGTGGTGGGATGCCAGATATGAGTCAGAtgggtgagatgatgaagaatatggggatgggaggtggtgggatgccag ATATGAGCCAattgatgaagatgatgggaagaggTTAA